One genomic window of Amphiura filiformis chromosome 3, Afil_fr2py, whole genome shotgun sequence includes the following:
- the LOC140147145 gene encoding uncharacterized protein → MNGCVIAGTPIAVDFWQIRQKSHLKIFFLSHMHGDHTKGLSASWRRPIYCSPVTARLLPAKLNVPASLVKPLEVGESHIIPLDETGQETMTVSLIDANHCPGAVMFLFEGYFGRILYTGDFRYQPSMITDTILSNCGQVDKLYLDNTYNNPNCIWPNRSECTAKIIDIILQYPAYEVVIGIHKLGKEELLVDIALALKMRIVVNPDRLKTMKILQLPDVFTTDSSQSRIRTVLQHLVRKKNLSKWQESAPTIVILPTALYTSLDMDPYANNPDIHVVPYSDHSSYSELIEFVSHVKPKSITPVVAGGGGFDMGNGDMTVFDPYLTKSKDPGESSVTIPESVLKYMNSASISSFHLAKNAAENSMKVKQRKAPTVRKNSVKDLPKGVVFNDSIEEDLTEEFERRRECEQHRKTANLSQDSQSGKDTLTQSMNPSQNKEGCSGDSTSDLCELSPKMLQPKVVNVSKESVGSTVLQQCKNSECNVKADICKEPPNKKPRLDVYTMLLASALRRKSFKESICDQDEVVCLKMTDPKSADTKDKYPNLLSQQPSENVPSMLKEDQSVEDLTLIPSKQTCDERSQVSVKNTSNKSTPEKCKETGTNNSMQNSIKMGVSEFYSTTKSSNLNRVPRNSISNSRFLKLPYSVRPTNCKRTKKMDPVEIFKHFLQKQ, encoded by the exons ATGAATGGATGCGTCATAGCAGGCACTCCCATTGCAGTGGATTTCTGGCAGATTCGTCAGAAATCTCACCTGAAGATATTTTTCCTGTCTCATATGCATGGTGACCACACCAAAGGACTGTCAGCATCATGGCGGCGACCGATTTACTGTTCACCAGTCACTGCAAG ATTACTCCCTGCCAAGCTCAATGTGCCGGCATCACTCGTCAAACCTCTAGAAGTTGGGGAAAGCCACATCATCCCTCTTGATGAAACCGGACAAGAAACGATGACAGTATCTCTTATCGACGCCAACCACTGTCCCGGTGCTGTCATGTTTCTATTCGAAGGCTACTTTGGACGAATCCTCTACACTGGGGATTTCAGATATCAGCCCTCTATGATTACAGATACGATTCTGTCTAACTGCGGTCAAGTGGATAAGCTTTATTTAGACAATACATATAACAATCCTAACTGCATATGGCCCAATCGATCTGAATGCACAGCCAAGATCATTGATATCATATTGCAGTACCCGGCGTACGAAGTCGTGATCGGCATTCATAAGCTGGGCAAAGAAGAACTGTTAGTCGACATTGCCCTTGCATTGAAGATGAGAATCGTAGTCAATCCAGATCGACTGAAGACTATGAAAATTCTTCAACTGCCTGATGTGTTCACGACGGACAGCTCGCAAAGTCGCATACGGACCGTACTGCAACATCTTGTTAGGAAGAAGAATCTGTCAAAGTGGCAGGAGAGTGCACCTACGATTGTGATCTTACCAACGGCCTTGTACACAAGCTTAGACATGGATCCCTATGCTAATAATCCCGATATCCATGTCGTCCCCTATTCAGATCATTCATCCTATTCGGAGCTGATTGAGTTTGTGTCGCATGTAAAACCTAAGTCCATCACACCAGTCGTTGCAGGTGGTGGTGGGTTTGACATGGGTAATGGGGACATGACCGTTTTTGATCCCTACCTCACCAAAAGCAAAGACCCTGGTGAGAGTTCTGTAACCATTCCAGAATCGGTGTTGAAATACATGAACTCTGCATCAATATCATCTTTTCACCTTGCTAAGAATGCTGCTGAGAATAGTATGAAAGTAAAACAGCGTAAAGCTCCGACTGTAAGAAAGAATTCAGTCAAGGATCTTCCAAAAGGTGTGGTGTTCAACGACAGTATAGAGGAGGACTTGACAGAAGAGTTCGAAAGGAGAAGAGAATGTGAACAACATCGTAAAACAGCTAACCTCTCCCAAGATAGCCAAAGTGGCAAAGACACATTAACGCAATCAATGAATCCATCCCAGAACAAGGAAGGTTGCTCAGGTGATAGTACAAGTGACCTTTGTGAACTAAGTCCAAAAATGTTGCAACCTAAAGTTGTAAATGTAAGCAAGGAGTCAGTAGGTTCAACGGTCTTGCAACAGTGTAAGAATTCCGAGTGCAATGTGAAGGCAGATATATGTAAGGAACCGCCTAATAAGAAGCCCAGATTAGATGTTTATACCATGCTGCTAGCAAGTGCATTGAGGAGGAAAAGTTTCAAAGAAAGTATTTGTGATCAAGATGAAGTTGTGTGTTTGAAAATGACAGACCCCAAGAGTGCTGATACGAAGGACAAGTATCCAAATCTATTGTCACAACAGCCGTCTGAGAATGTCCCATCCATGTTGAAAGAAGATCAGTCGGTAGAAGATTTGACATTGATACCTTCAAAACAGACGTGTGATGAAAGATCACAAGTATCAGTTAAAAACACTAGCAATAAATCAACTCCAGAAAAGTGTAAAGAAACAGGTACCAACAACTCTATGCAGAATAGTATCAAAATGGGTGTGTCCGAGTTTTACAGTACAACCAAATCAAGCAACCTTAACCGTGTGCCCAGAAACAGTATTTCTAACTCGCGTTTCTTGAAGTTGCCTTATAGTGTCAGACCAACCAACTGTAAGCGCACTAAAAAAATGGACCCAGTAGAAATTTTCAAGCATTTTCTACAAAAGCAATGA